In Ruminococcaceae bacterium BL-6, a genomic segment contains:
- a CDS encoding Flp pilus assembly protein, ATPase CpaF has translation MNNRTMFQSQTESFEFPVLFDQIQNYMSEQYRELLSDVNDTNRPQFLALIRQYLTENKCGVPGCDFETLVDKLYDEMAGFSFLTKYVNLSVPDVEEININSWDDVKVTFSDGRVEPADGEFHSPEHAVNVVKRMLRKSNIILDDGRPCARGHLGKNIRITVNGPGVIDDDVGVTASIRFVNPKKIGKAEFIRFGTATEEMLDFLSTLFQYGISMVLAGSTGTGKTTIMSWIMSTISNFKRLYTIENGNREFDLVKRDENGKVRNNVIHTVTRYSDDPKQNITQQVLLEQGLTFDPDYICMAEMKGSEAYEAQEAARTGHAVISTVHAKSCSKIYDRIIDLCSLKGNLSDKLLSSFVVDAFPITFYVRKMEDNVRRITEICECELDDNGRRKLSTLYQFHTFKNEVTNGKTKVHGKFERVGVISKNLQQELRDNGIPESVLQKFIGGDAK, from the coding sequence ATGAATAACCGGACAATGTTTCAGAGCCAGACGGAATCTTTTGAATTCCCGGTGCTCTTTGACCAAATTCAAAACTATATGTCGGAGCAATACCGAGAATTGCTATCCGACGTAAACGACACGAACAGGCCGCAGTTTTTGGCCCTGATCCGGCAGTACCTGACGGAAAACAAATGCGGTGTTCCCGGATGCGATTTTGAGACTTTGGTTGATAAACTGTACGATGAAATGGCCGGATTTTCATTTTTAACAAAATATGTCAATCTTAGTGTTCCGGATGTTGAAGAGATTAACATCAATTCCTGGGACGATGTAAAGGTGACGTTCAGCGACGGCCGGGTAGAGCCTGCCGATGGGGAATTCCATTCTCCCGAACATGCGGTAAACGTGGTCAAGCGTATGTTGCGGAAATCAAACATCATTTTGGACGACGGACGGCCTTGCGCTCGCGGCCACTTGGGTAAAAACATCCGGATCACGGTAAACGGCCCCGGCGTCATTGACGATGATGTTGGCGTGACCGCTTCCATCCGTTTCGTCAACCCGAAAAAGATTGGGAAAGCAGAGTTCATCCGCTTTGGGACCGCCACGGAGGAAATGCTCGATTTTCTCAGCACCTTATTCCAGTATGGCATTTCGATGGTTCTGGCTGGCTCGACCGGAACCGGGAAGACGACCATCATGAGCTGGATCATGTCCACAATCTCAAATTTCAAGCGCCTCTATACCATCGAAAACGGCAACCGCGAGTTTGACCTTGTGAAACGGGATGAGAACGGGAAAGTTCGGAACAATGTGATCCACACGGTGACACGGTACTCGGACGATCCGAAGCAGAATATTACCCAGCAGGTACTGCTGGAACAGGGCCTGACTTTCGACCCGGACTATATCTGCATGGCAGAAATGAAAGGCTCTGAGGCGTATGAAGCTCAGGAAGCCGCCCGGACAGGCCATGCGGTGATCTCCACGGTACACGCGAAAAGCTGCTCCAAAATATATGACCGTATCATTGACCTATGCAGCCTGAAAGGCAACCTCAGCGACAAGCTGCTTTCTTCGTTTGTCGTGGACGCTTTCCCAATCACTTTCTATGTCAGAAAAATGGAAGATAACGTCCGCCGCATCACGGAAATATGTGAATGCGAGCTTGACGACAACGGCAGGCGCAAGCTGAGTACGCTCTATCAGTTCCATACTTTCAAAAACGAAGTCACAAACGGTAAAACGAAAGTACATGGGAAATTTGAACGTGTTGGTGTAATTTCTAAAAATCTGCAGCAGGAATTACGGGACAACGGTATTCCTGAATCCGTGCTGCAGAAGTTTATTGGAGGTGACGCAAAATGA
- a CDS encoding Peptidase, A24 family has product MRDFICTFREATRTEQIALPLIFICASTSLLIAFDDPVHIVKGIFFFCFLTAIAFLDFKTKAIPDVLLIPVALIGLIECGWSSFGGALIVSVPLLLIALRSDGLGGGDIKFMAAAGFVLKTDGALLAALIGFLIFVLIHFHHRKKQSYALVPALSIGCFLSFLSF; this is encoded by the coding sequence ATGAGGGACTTTATTTGCACATTTCGAGAGGCCACGCGCACGGAACAGATTGCCCTGCCGCTTATTTTTATATGCGCCAGCACATCCCTGTTGATTGCCTTTGATGATCCGGTACATATTGTCAAGGGCATTTTCTTTTTCTGTTTCTTAACCGCAATCGCCTTTCTGGATTTCAAAACAAAAGCCATTCCGGATGTTTTACTGATCCCGGTCGCATTGATCGGCCTCATTGAATGCGGTTGGAGTTCTTTCGGCGGCGCGCTGATCGTTTCGGTCCCATTGCTGCTGATAGCCCTTCGTTCTGATGGGCTCGGAGGCGGGGATATTAAATTTATGGCGGCAGCCGGTTTTGTCCTGAAAACCGATGGGGCGCTTTTGGCTGCCCTGATCGGTTTCTTGATTTTTGTTTTGATCCATTTTCACCATCGAAAAAAGCAATCATACGCATTGGTACCCGCTTTAAGTATCGGGTGCTTTCTTTCATTTTTATCATTTTAG
- a CDS encoding putative Cobyrinic acid ac-diamide synthase (Evidence 3 : Putative function from multiple computational evidences): MKMPSKVIAIWGSPDSGKTTFSVKAAKLLAADKRNVLMIHCDDETPVIPTLISSPEGSEKSLGDLLSKTNLTVDTVLQHSFAFGSSGYISFLGYVSGDNAISYPEYTLQSVKNLFGLCKRVPDIDFILVDCSHHTISNLLTAYALESADIVFRIGTPDTKSMVYLVSQVQALLDPKFKIHRQIGILNKVRNHSTTLYESAFERGVARYDFPFCPGLEDQLEEQHLLDSLTGKAGKAFDSAFASLIQEVILNE; this comes from the coding sequence ATGAAAATGCCGAGTAAAGTAATCGCCATTTGGGGCAGCCCGGACAGTGGAAAAACCACGTTTTCCGTCAAGGCGGCGAAGCTGCTTGCGGCGGATAAAAGGAATGTCCTCATGATCCACTGTGACGATGAAACGCCGGTGATCCCCACCCTCATATCGTCACCTGAAGGATCTGAAAAATCGCTTGGCGATCTGCTTTCAAAAACAAATTTAACAGTAGACACAGTTCTGCAGCACAGCTTTGCTTTCGGTAGCAGCGGATATATCAGCTTTCTCGGCTATGTTTCAGGAGATAATGCGATTTCCTATCCGGAATACACGCTGCAAAGCGTCAAGAATCTTTTCGGGCTTTGCAAGAGAGTCCCCGATATTGATTTCATTCTCGTGGATTGTTCCCACCATACCATCAGCAATCTTTTGACGGCTTATGCCCTTGAATCGGCTGATATTGTCTTTCGTATCGGGACCCCCGACACGAAAAGCATGGTGTATCTCGTTTCTCAGGTTCAGGCGCTTCTTGACCCGAAGTTTAAAATTCATAGGCAAATCGGTATCCTGAACAAAGTCCGGAATCACTCAACAACGCTCTATGAAAGTGCTTTTGAAAGAGGCGTTGCGAGATATGATTTTCCTTTCTGCCCCGGGCTGGAAGATCAGTTAGAGGAACAGCATCTGCTGGATTCTCTAACTGGCAAGGCCGGGAAAGCCTTTGATTCTGCCTTTGCGTCGCTGATACAGGAGGTTATTTTGAATGAATAA
- the cpaB gene encoding Flp pilus assembly protein CpaB, whose amino-acid sequence MKRLLHNRTALGIGSIILALVICLIVAPVISTASSRHVTVVRVTKEIKESTQIKKDMIQTVKIGGYNLPSNIVTDPDKVIGKYATATLQPGDNILDSKISAQAPNAYLSQLDGKQVALSVSIKNFAAGLSGKLMPGDIISFNVADYGDLKQTLAPAELRYVKLLAATNDTGVDNTTTASDKGKSKQEDMPSTLTVMVTPEQMQKLVDYDHNGQLHAGLVYRGTKENANRFLSVQAKYLKENGSGDENAE is encoded by the coding sequence ATGAAACGTCTTTTACACAATCGTACCGCGCTCGGTATCGGGAGCATTATCCTCGCTCTGGTGATCTGCCTGATAGTTGCGCCTGTAATCAGCACGGCGAGCAGCCGCCATGTCACCGTTGTAAGGGTGACAAAGGAAATCAAGGAAAGTACGCAAATAAAGAAAGATATGATCCAAACGGTCAAAATCGGCGGATACAATCTGCCTTCCAACATCGTGACCGACCCCGACAAGGTGATCGGGAAGTATGCGACGGCCACTCTGCAGCCGGGCGACAACATCCTTGACAGCAAAATTTCAGCGCAGGCCCCGAACGCCTACCTGTCCCAGCTTGACGGAAAACAGGTTGCCCTATCCGTTTCCATCAAGAATTTTGCTGCCGGCCTGTCCGGCAAGCTCATGCCCGGCGATATCATTTCCTTCAATGTTGCCGATTACGGCGACCTGAAACAGACACTGGCACCGGCAGAGCTGAGGTATGTCAAGCTTCTCGCCGCCACAAACGATACCGGCGTTGACAATACGACCACCGCGTCGGACAAGGGGAAAAGTAAGCAGGAAGATATGCCCTCAACTCTCACGGTCATGGTCACGCCCGAACAGATGCAGAAATTGGTTGACTACGACCACAACGGGCAGCTCCACGCCGGACTGGTTTACCGTGGAACAAAAGAAAACGCAAACCGGTTCCTTTCCGTTCAGGCGAAATATCTCAAAGAAAATGGATCGGGTGATGAAAATGCCGAGTAA
- a CDS encoding conserved protein of unknown function (Evidence 4 : Unknown function but conserved in other organisms), with protein MTAVKIAKALADFKRQVILVCCDEQVPAIPLLIPESDESAPSLGSLLRLSEPSSITVLRHCVPFGKSGLIGFLGYRIGDQSPPQDSGEKGSKLFSVLRSCADYTVIDCGPENSLASPVFGACDIRYRLFNAGLKSFVFFAANKKEEEGKAVINVLNNLKPNQDASVAGESLGPVPYVLPHVPDLEEQYDAGKLYEPVYGSPAKKYAKVIQRIVIDLLDHES; from the coding sequence TTGACTGCCGTAAAGATTGCAAAAGCCCTTGCTGATTTCAAAAGGCAGGTGATCCTTGTCTGCTGTGATGAACAGGTTCCAGCGATCCCGCTGCTGATCCCTGAATCCGACGAAAGCGCGCCGAGCCTGGGAAGCCTGCTGCGGCTTTCGGAGCCTTCCTCGATTACGGTTTTACGCCACTGCGTTCCGTTTGGAAAAAGCGGACTGATCGGCTTTTTGGGATACCGTATTGGGGATCAATCCCCGCCGCAGGATTCCGGGGAAAAAGGATCAAAGCTTTTTTCAGTATTGCGGAGCTGTGCGGATTATACGGTCATCGACTGCGGCCCGGAAAATTCTCTTGCTTCCCCCGTTTTCGGTGCTTGCGATATCCGCTATCGCTTGTTCAATGCCGGGCTGAAAAGTTTTGTGTTCTTTGCAGCAAATAAAAAGGAAGAAGAAGGGAAGGCGGTAATCAACGTCCTGAATAATTTGAAGCCCAACCAGGACGCGAGCGTTGCGGGGGAAAGCCTGGGGCCTGTGCCCTATGTCCTGCCGCACGTTCCCGATCTGGAAGAGCAGTACGACGCCGGGAAGCTCTATGAACCTGTGTATGGCTCCCCGGCGAAAAAGTATGCGAAGGTAATCCAGCGGATCGTGATAGACCTGCTGGATCATGAATCCTAA
- a CDS encoding protein of unknown function (Evidence 5 : Unknown function) — MDAIEIYLPPNLLQEWLDCCRGLQQYDPDAVDPLLDIVRDTKGEKVKIYIDTSRKGADETVRKDNCGQRKPRQRENFDCRKDCKSPC; from the coding sequence TTGGACGCTATCGAAATCTATTTGCCGCCGAACCTCCTGCAGGAATGGCTGGACTGCTGCCGGGGCCTCCAACAGTACGACCCGGATGCTGTTGATCCCCTGCTGGATATTGTCCGGGACACGAAAGGAGAAAAAGTCAAAATCTATATCGATACCAGCCGGAAAGGAGCTGATGAAACTGTCAGGAAAGATAATTGCGGTCAGCGGAAGCCCAGGCAGCGGGAAAACTTTGACTGCCGTAAAGATTGCAAAAGCCCTTGCTGA
- a CDS encoding exported protein of unknown function (Evidence 5 : Unknown function) — protein sequence MTKVLKFAGNVKRKIRSTAVSAQAVLCSHTGASAVEIAGAAVMAIVLICVLLQAFTGIFSDSIIPGIKEKVSQMFAIAG from the coding sequence ATGACGAAAGTTTTGAAATTTGCTGGGAACGTAAAGAGAAAGATCCGTTCCACTGCTGTGTCGGCCCAGGCTGTTCTTTGCAGCCATACAGGCGCGTCCGCTGTGGAAATCGCGGGCGCGGCTGTTATGGCGATCGTCCTGATTTGTGTGCTTCTCCAAGCATTCACGGGAATCTTCTCCGACAGCATCATTCCCGGAATCAAAGAAAAGGTTTCGCAGATGTTTGCCATTGCGGGATGA
- a CDS encoding conserved membrane protein of unknown function (Evidence 4 : Unknown function but conserved in other organisms), producing MMFFYALAFFIMVAGAFMALNLTPADFVTQILSVFSGRKVKLKHSIKRSIKPVKIRGIHAIVSDSKEALRMEDQSSKFSQIVFASFVLAVVGVLIASAMDNPFLIPFLAIFFALLPFLYVLITAIRSKKDLNIALETALSTITSSYIRTESIITAVSENVDNLDQRVKPTFQRFLVQAQMISPDIPALLESMKKQINNSVFHEWIDAMILCQDDRSLKSTLLPIVNKLSDMRVVAGELNNLLYEPLKDFVVMALLLLLEAPFMRSQNVEWYNILMFTPAGKILITVDVILLMIALVAIVRNTQPIEYRR from the coding sequence ATGATGTTCTTTTATGCCCTTGCCTTTTTTATAATGGTGGCCGGGGCTTTTATGGCTTTAAACCTCACTCCCGCCGATTTTGTGACACAGATACTTTCTGTGTTTTCCGGGCGGAAGGTCAAGCTGAAACACAGTATCAAGCGCAGCATAAAGCCTGTCAAGATACGCGGGATCCACGCGATTGTAAGTGATTCCAAGGAAGCGCTGAGAATGGAGGATCAGAGCAGCAAATTTTCGCAGATTGTTTTTGCTTCTTTTGTCCTGGCAGTCGTCGGGGTTCTGATTGCGAGCGCAATGGACAACCCCTTCCTGATTCCTTTCCTTGCTATTTTTTTTGCGCTGCTTCCCTTTTTGTATGTGTTAATCACTGCCATAAGATCAAAAAAAGATCTGAATATCGCGCTGGAAACGGCTCTCTCGACCATCACATCTTCCTATATCCGGACGGAATCCATCATCACGGCGGTTTCGGAAAATGTGGACAATCTGGACCAGCGCGTGAAACCAACGTTTCAGCGATTTCTTGTTCAAGCTCAAATGATAAGCCCGGATATTCCCGCCCTATTGGAAAGCATGAAAAAACAGATCAACAACTCGGTTTTCCACGAATGGATTGACGCCATGATTTTATGCCAGGACGACCGCAGCCTGAAAAGCACCCTGCTCCCTATCGTCAATAAGCTTTCCGATATGCGTGTAGTAGCGGGAGAGCTGAATAATCTTTTGTACGAGCCGTTAAAGGACTTTGTCGTTATGGCTTTGCTGCTCTTGCTTGAAGCTCCGTTCATGCGTTCTCAGAACGTCGAATGGTATAACATTTTGATGTTCACTCCGGCTGGAAAAATCCTTATTACAGTTGATGTGATCCTTTTGATGATTGCCCTGGTAGCAATCGTCCGGAACACCCAGCCGATTGAGTACAGGAGGTAA